One stretch of Paenibacillus sp. AN1007 DNA includes these proteins:
- the queE gene encoding 7-carboxy-7-deazaguanine synthase QueE, with amino-acid sequence MEVFGPTVQGEGMVIGQKTMFVRTAGCDYRCSWCDSAFTWDGSGKDQIRMLTPEAVWDELRRLGGTRFSHVTLSGGNPALLASLGGLVALLRENGVRTAVETQGSRWQSWLADIDEVTVSPKPPSSGMDTDWSVLDDVIGRLDAGPADRSHSLKIVIFDQADLDYARLVHARYPGTSLFLQTGNPDVSSVDTPDLAASLLTRYEWLIDQVSASDDLNNVRVLPQLHTLVWGNKRGV; translated from the coding sequence ATGGAGGTTTTTGGTCCGACGGTTCAAGGCGAAGGCATGGTGATCGGACAAAAAACGATGTTTGTTCGCACCGCGGGCTGCGATTATCGCTGCTCCTGGTGCGACTCGGCCTTTACCTGGGACGGCAGCGGCAAGGACCAGATCCGCATGCTCACGCCGGAGGCGGTATGGGATGAACTGCGCCGCCTGGGCGGCACGCGTTTCTCCCATGTGACCCTCTCCGGCGGCAACCCCGCCCTGCTGGCTTCGCTGGGCGGGCTGGTTGCCCTGCTGCGGGAGAACGGCGTCCGCACCGCGGTCGAAACGCAGGGCTCCCGCTGGCAGTCATGGCTGGCGGACATTGACGAAGTCACGGTCTCGCCCAAGCCGCCCAGTTCGGGCATGGACACCGACTGGTCCGTGCTGGATGATGTGATCGGCCGTCTGGACGCTGGCCCGGCCGATCGAAGTCACAGTCTGAAGATCGTGATCTTCGATCAGGCAGACTTAGATTATGCCCGCCTTGTGCATGCACGATATCCGGGCACATCTTTATTTTTACAAACCGGGAACCCCGATGTTTCCTCTGTGGATACACCAGATCTGGCCGCTTCCCTGCTGACCCGTTATGAGTGGTTGATTGATCAAGTAAGTGCCTCGGACGATCTAAATAATGTTCGCGTGCTGCCGCAGCTGCATACACTCGTATGGGGTAACAAACGCGGTGTTTAA
- a CDS encoding putative holin-like toxin, with translation MEIKDVLTLMISFAGFIVTLIGLIVTIVVALNNQNKKK, from the coding sequence GTGGAGATTAAAGATGTACTGACGCTGATGATCAGTTTTGCGGGGTTTATAGTGACCTTGATTGGACTGATCGTAACGATCGTCGTTGCATTGAATAATCAAAACAAAAAGAAATAG
- a CDS encoding MFS transporter → MSAQTTLAKDAAARSKSPPGLDAQGTVYRILIAISLVHLFNDSIQSVIPAIFPILKDSMHLTYTQIGWIAFAINFTASIMQPVVGWFADKKPTPSILPIGMGFTFTGMLLLAFADSYMKVLISVIFVGLGSAAFHPEGSRVSHMAAGQRRGLAQSIFQVGGNAGQSLAPLLTRWIFIPFGLFGAIGFTGIAAMGIAVQLYVARWYGQMLQSGAYLRKQAAARRAPNPALRKKIAAAITVLILLVFVRSWYVASIGSFYAFHLKDTFGLSTEDAQIYIFLFLAAGALGTFFGGPLADRFGKRNMIFLSMAGAAPLALLLPYANLFWTGVLLTIIGFIMLSSFSVTVVYAQMLIPGKIGTVSGLITGLAFGMGGLGALVLGNWIDVFGVSPVMQICSFLPLIGIFTFMLPSDKLLNRWAQENGSKE, encoded by the coding sequence ATGTCTGCACAAACTACATTAGCCAAGGACGCCGCTGCGCGTTCGAAATCCCCACCCGGATTGGATGCCCAAGGCACCGTATACCGGATACTCATTGCCATCAGCCTGGTGCATCTATTCAATGATTCCATCCAGTCTGTAATCCCGGCCATATTTCCTATTTTAAAAGATTCCATGCATCTAACCTACACACAGATTGGCTGGATTGCGTTTGCGATCAACTTCACCGCATCCATCATGCAGCCTGTTGTCGGCTGGTTTGCTGATAAAAAACCGACCCCGTCCATTCTGCCCATCGGCATGGGCTTCACGTTTACGGGCATGCTGCTGCTGGCCTTTGCCGATAGTTATATGAAGGTGCTCATCTCTGTTATCTTTGTCGGCCTGGGTTCCGCTGCTTTTCATCCCGAAGGTTCACGAGTATCCCATATGGCTGCAGGGCAGCGTCGCGGGCTGGCCCAATCCATCTTTCAGGTGGGCGGGAATGCCGGACAATCGTTAGCGCCGCTGCTGACACGCTGGATCTTCATTCCGTTTGGACTGTTTGGCGCCATCGGCTTTACTGGAATTGCAGCCATGGGGATCGCCGTGCAGCTCTATGTTGCCCGTTGGTATGGACAGATGCTGCAATCAGGTGCGTACCTGCGTAAACAGGCCGCGGCCCGCCGCGCTCCTAATCCAGCCCTGCGCAAAAAGATTGCAGCTGCGATTACCGTCCTCATTCTGCTGGTATTTGTCCGGTCATGGTACGTAGCTTCCATCGGAAGTTTCTATGCCTTTCATTTGAAAGATACGTTCGGTCTGTCCACAGAGGACGCGCAGATCTACATCTTCCTGTTTCTGGCTGCTGGTGCACTTGGGACATTTTTTGGCGGCCCACTCGCTGACCGATTCGGCAAACGCAATATGATCTTTTTATCCATGGCAGGGGCCGCACCGCTGGCCCTGCTCCTGCCGTACGCAAACCTGTTCTGGACAGGCGTACTGCTGACGATTATCGGGTTTATCATGTTATCCAGCTTTTCCGTTACTGTGGTATACGCTCAGATGCTCATTCCCGGTAAGATCGGAACCGTCTCCGGGCTGATTACTGGTCTTGCCTTTGGTATGGGAGGTCTGGGTGCACTCGTGCTCGGTAACTGGATCGATGTCTTCGGCGTATCACCCGTCATGCAGATATGCAGCTTCCTGCCGCTGATCGGCATCTTTACCTTCATGCTCCCATCCGATAAGCTTCTGAATCGCTGGGCACAAGAAAACGGCAGTAAAGAGTAG
- the queD gene encoding 6-carboxytetrahydropterin synthase QueD → MREPGTFRIVERLQRIDQDILPTQLRYHRKRVLVSKEFTFDAAHHLHCYEGKCKNLHGHTYKVVFGISGYPGETGLTVDFGHIKDIWKSRIEGYLDHQYLNETLPLMNTTAENMVVWLFEQMEHALQSEPYAGLTDGARTEFVRLFETPTSYAEARREWMIDA, encoded by the coding sequence ATGAGAGAGCCTGGAACATTTCGAATCGTTGAACGGCTGCAGCGCATCGACCAGGATATTCTGCCCACCCAGCTGAGATATCATCGCAAACGGGTACTGGTCAGCAAAGAGTTTACTTTTGATGCGGCGCATCATCTGCATTGTTATGAAGGCAAGTGCAAAAACCTGCACGGCCATACGTATAAAGTGGTTTTTGGCATTAGCGGTTATCCGGGTGAAACCGGGCTGACGGTTGATTTTGGACATATCAAGGATATCTGGAAAAGCCGGATTGAAGGTTATCTGGATCATCAATATTTGAACGAAACCCTGCCTCTGATGAATACGACAGCTGAAAATATGGTTGTCTGGCTGTTTGAACAGATGGAACACGCTTTACAATCGGAGCCTTATGCCGGGCTCACGGACGGCGCCCGCACCGAATTTGTGCGCCTCTTCGAAACACCAACCAGTTATGCCGAGGCAAGACGGGAGTGGATGATCGATGCGTAG
- the queF gene encoding preQ(1) synthase, which produces MRQPEEMQDVTLLGNQHVKYTFEYDPGILESFDNKHPYRDYFVKFNCPEFTSLCPITGQPDFATIYISYIPDIKMVESKSLKLYLFSFRNHGDFHEDCVNIIMNDLIKLMDPRFIEVWGKFTPRGGISIDPYTNYGKPGTKYEQMAEHRMMNHDMNPETIDNR; this is translated from the coding sequence ATGAGACAACCTGAAGAGATGCAAGATGTGACATTACTGGGTAACCAGCATGTAAAGTATACGTTTGAGTATGATCCGGGTATTTTGGAGAGCTTTGATAACAAGCATCCGTACCGTGATTATTTTGTAAAATTCAACTGCCCGGAGTTCACCAGCCTGTGCCCGATTACGGGTCAGCCCGACTTTGCAACGATTTATATAAGCTATATTCCCGATATCAAAATGGTTGAAAGCAAGTCGCTCAAGCTCTACCTGTTCAGCTTCCGTAATCATGGGGATTTCCACGAGGACTGCGTGAACATTATCATGAACGACCTGATCAAGCTGATGGACCCGCGCTTCATTGAAGTCTGGGGCAAATTCACCCCACGCGGCGGCATCTCTATCGACCCGTACACCAACTACGGCAAACCGGGAACCAAATACGAACAGATGGCTGAGCACCGCATGATGAACCATGATATGAATCCGGAGACGATTGATAATCGGTAA